In Pseudoliparis swirei isolate HS2019 ecotype Mariana Trench chromosome 11, NWPU_hadal_v1, whole genome shotgun sequence, a genomic segment contains:
- the six4a gene encoding homeobox protein SIX4a — translation MSSSSAGEVTTANDIKRENVNEVGKRECIKLVALDAAELSMERNTDAVRTELLVSAASSLAFSPEQVACVCEALQQGGNVDRLARFLWSLPQSDLLRGNESILKAQALVAYHQARYQELYSILENHSFSPSNHTFLQELWYKARYTEAEKARGRPLGAVDKYRIRRKYPLPRTIWDGEETVYCFKERSRNALKDLYNHNRYPSPAEKRNLAKITGLSLTQVSNWFKNRRQRDRNPSEAQSKSESDGNHSTEDESSKGQEELSPRPLSNSSDGVITHGTLPIQTGPLDNGVVIQQIGDIKLPPGSSSGGLYNGSLVTNNSPSAVFHNGGSSYLHTPGNILFNGLNLGIQPLAFNPLRPSGGVLLGGSGMDMQMQTGQEKGLGSAEDSALQYGSYSGCVNGADVKLEGVHAMAAQNGGPSVLTFNSSSGALHLGGYSLVQVPSGVSDSDGSSLLNSDLGLPPLQLSSAPSSSTISQGTMNNVAVSSSSDSFQQQDKLAMTSLHHSTVLYSMSNVGQPAIKKEPLEGGVYSSYHHGLHLDSSGQLSYTTPNSEAVPSSRGPSSTAEVSAVSSSSPEPEVYTTLTVSTPLMAHTDPSSHHLQPAQYLRGHELRGPSSHLMGPGMNSNYMNLSESKVGGSGSGGVSEMVRAMCGEMEAVEGKDLDKLQTVQMEENMADL, via the exons atgtcttcttcttctgccggTGAAGTCACAACAGCAAATGACATCAAGAGGGAAAATGTGAATGAGGTGGGTAAGCGGGAGTGCATCAAGCTTGTGGCGCTGGACGCGGCGGAGTTGTCCATGGAGCGCAACACGGACGCGGTGCGCACGGAGCTGTTGGTGAGCGCCGCTTCCTCTCTGGCTTTCTCCCCGGAGCAAGTGGCGTGTGTCTGCGAGGCTTTGCAGCAGGGAGGTAATGTGGACCGGCTGGCCAGGTTCCTGTGGTCCCTGCCACAGAGCGACCTGCTGCGCGGCAACGAAAGCATCCTGAAAGCCCAAGCCCTCGTTGCTTACCACCAGGCTCGGTATCAGGAGCTCTACAGTATTTTGGAGAACCACAGTTTCAGTCCGTCCAACCACACCTTTCTACAAGAGCTGTGGTACAAGGCCCGATACACCGAGGCGGAGAAGGCGCGGGGGAGACCCTTGGGCGCCGTGGACAAGTACAGGATCCGGAGAAAGTACCCTCTCCCCAGGACTATCTGGGACGGCGAGGAGACTGTGTATTGTTTCAAGGAGAGATCCCGGAACGCGCTGAAGGATCTTTACAACCACAATAGGTATCCCTCTCCTGCAGAGAAAAGAAATCTCGCCAAGATTACAGGACTCTCCTTGACCCAGGTCAGCAACTGGTTCAAaaacaggagacagagagacagaaacccGTCCGAGGCACAATCCaaaag tgaatCTGATGGAAACCACAGCACAGAGGATGAGTCTAGCAAAGGCCAGGAGGAGTTGTCCCCCCGGCCCCTCTCTAACTCCTCAGATGGAGTGATCACCCATGGGACACTTCCCATTCAAACAGGGCCTCTGGACAATGGGGTGGTCATCCAACAGATCGGGGACATCAAGCTTCCCCCTGGATCCAGCAGTGGCGGACTCTACAACGGAAGTCTCGTGACAAATAACAGCCCCTCCGCCGTGTTTCACAATGGTGGCTCGTCTTACCTCCACACACCTGGAAACATCCTCTTCAACGGGCTCAATCTGGGCATCCAGCCCTTGGCCTTCAACCCTCTGAGGCCGTCTGGAGGGGTGCTTCTGGGGGGCTCTGGTATGGACATGCAGATGCAGACGGGACAGGAGAAGGGACTGGGTTCTGCTGAGGACTCAGCCCTGCAGTACGGCTCCTACTCAGGCTGTGTGAACGGAGCAGATGTGAAACTGGAGGGGGTGCACGCCATGGCTGCCCAGAACGGAGGCCCCTCTGTGCTCACGTTCAACTCCTCGTCAGGTGCGCTGCATCTAGGAGGCTACAGTCTCGTCCAGGTACCAAGTGGAGTCTCTGACAGCGATGGCAGTTCATTACTCAACAGCGACTTAGGTCTTCCTCCACTGCAGCTCTCTTCGGCTCCATCCTCCTCAACAATCTCACAAG GTACCATGAACAATGTAGCAGTGAGTTCCTCCAGCGACTCGTTCCAGCAGCAGGACAAGCTGGCCATGACGTCCCTGCACCACAGCACAGTGCTCTACAGCATGAGCAACGTCGGCCAGCCGGCCATCAAGAAGGAGCCTCTGGAGGGAGGCGTCTACTCCTCGTACCACCACGGGCTCCACCTGGACTCCAGCGGTCAGCTCAGCTACACCACCCCCAACTCAGAAGCGGTTCCTTCCAGTCGAGGCCCCTCCTCGACCGCCGAGGTCTCCGCCGTCAGCTCGTCCAGCCCCGAGCCGGAGGTCTACACCACCCTCACTGTCAGCACGCCCCTGATGGCCCACACAGACCCCAGCAGCCACCACCTCCAGCCCGCACAGTATCTCAGGGGCCACGAGTTGCGGGGGCCCTCCTCGCACCTGATGGGCCCCGGCATGAACAGCAACTACATGAACCTTTCAGAAAGCAAGGTGGGCGGTTCGGGCTCAGGGGGCGTGAGTGAAATGGTGCGAGCCATGTGTGGGGAGATGGAGGCTGTGGAGGGGAAGGACCTGGACAAACTACAGACAGTGcagatggaggagaacatggctGACCTTTAA